The Microscilla marina ATCC 23134 genome contains the following window.
TGCTCATTTTTTATAAGAAAGCTCTATTTGTAGGTACCGTTGTCTGAGATAAAATTATTTGTTATGTTTTACCTACCCACTCTTATTAAGCACAAGTTGTTTCAGCTTGTGCTTTTTTTCCTTTTTTTGGAGAGGGGAGGGACTGATGGTTTCAGCTGTCACTATAAAGTAGTACACACCAAACAAGTGTGTACCAGTGGAGCGATTGCTTCAACGTTTATTACTTCTCCAGTACAAATATCATTCGCTCAGAGTCTGCCTCCTCAAAAGGGCTAAAATCATACCCCCCCAGGGTTTGTAGCAAACGCAAAGAAGACGCTTCTATATACTCTTGAAACTTGTCGTAAGACAATAGTTTGATGCTTTCTTCAAAGTGAAAGTCTTGCCCGTTGTCATCGAAATGAATTCCTTTAGTGAGCATGCCATTTTCCACCTTTTGGGTGACCTGAAACTTAATGTTTTGTACCACCGACAACTCATAGGGTATTAGGTTACGCTCGTATACGGGTGGGTTGATAAAATCAAGGAAAAACTTTCCACCTGGCTTGAGCATCGTATGCACTGCATCGAGCACCTTTTGGTTTTCTGCGTCCTGGTCATAAAAACCGAAACTGGTAAAGAGATTCAAAATAAAATCGAAATGATTTTCCTGGTAAGGCTCGCGCATGTCTTGTTGTACAAACTGCAGGCGTTCGTGGGCAAACTTTTGACCATAACGCAGGTTGTTTTCCGAAATGTCCAACCCTGTCATGTCCAGCCCCTTTTTACTCAGGTAAATGGCATGTTTTCCTTTGCCACATGCCAGGTCAAGTAGCTTATGGTGAGGTTGGGGTTGTAAAAAGTCTACCAGTTGATCTAAAAAATGTTGCGTCTCTTGGTAGTTTTGATGTTTGTATAAGATATGAAAATAAGGGGAGCTAAACCATTGGTTGAAGTGTTCATCAGTTTTTTCATTTTGAGAGGTATGGATTAAATTATTCATATAGCGAAGTGTTTTAATATAAGGTGTAATATTTTTGGATTACACAAATATACACAAAATGCCTCTCCCTGTTTGGATTTAGCCAATAACCTCCCTTGGCGGGTTTACAGCCATACTCCCTTTAATTTTTGAAAAGTGCCAAAATAGCAAAAGAGGTTAACCATCTAAAAATGATTAACCTCTTTATTCTTTGGTGCTTTGAATGGTTTAAATTAAAAAATTTTGTTATATATTGGCTAAAATAATACGCTAATTTGTCAAAACAACCTTGAGTTTGTTAAATATTTCGTAGGCAGGAACCCCAAAAGCAACCCCTTCTATTCCGTATCCGCTCAGTTTTGAGCTTATGACTCCCAACACTACCCCTTGTTTATTAACAATAACTCCTCCACTGTTACCCGCATTTACACTGGCGTCTATCTGGATAAGTTGTATATTTTTTGTCTTATTTCTTATACCTGAAATAATCCCTTTAGTGATTGTTTGTGATAAATCTTCGGCGGTAGGGGTGCCTACTGTATAAATGTCTTGAGCAATCTCAAAGTTTTTGTCAGTACTTATTTTAAAAGGTAGCAGGTTTTCAGCCTCTATTTTTAATACAGCCAAATCATATATTTTACTTGACCTTAGCACCTTTGCATTGTATGATTTGCCATTCTCAAATATTACTGAGAGGTTATTCCGGTTGGCTATGACGTGGTAATTGGTAATAATATGTCCATTGTTGCTAATCACAAAGCCACTACCGTGTCCTTCTTTGTGTTTGATAGTTACTGATGCTTGCACTGCCTGGTTGAAATTAGACACGTAAGCTTTAGGTTTGGCCACTTGCAATGCAGTAAATCGTGCTTCTTTTTCTTGTTGACTTTTGTCTCTCAATAGCTCTTGCATTTTTTTGGCAGACATTAACTCAATAAGTCCTCGCTCTACGGCATCTTTAGTGGCATGGTGAAAAGCTTCTTTTTCCCTGGTAGCCATCGATGACCCGTACCAGTTGTAATTAGAAATCCAGGCATGACTCGACAAACTTTGAGTTTCAGTAGTGTATACCTCATGTTTGTAATAATCGAGTACCTTCCAGCGAATACTCAAAGCGACATACAAAAACTTACCAAAAAAGATGCTTTCAGATGTACAGCCAAGTCTATTGCTCATGGCAACTGTGTTTATACTCAACTTATCGATGGTAGCATTCAGGTATAAGTTATTCAAATAACTATTTTTTAACGCTCTAATGGTAGTGTCAATATACCCCTTGTCTTTAAGCAGGTTGTTGAGCATAGAGGTAAAAATAGTATTTTTAAACTTAAGCTCATCTCCCTGGTTTATATTTTTGAAGTTGGCCCAATGTTCTCCCAGTAAAAAGCCTGGGTAGTTGTTCGATATGCGGTATTTCAGGTTTTCGCTGTTTACATCTACCTCTACTTTATTCAAGCGAAGTTGCTTCATGTCTTTGCTTCTTGCCGTAATACTGGGAGTCATCTTTGTGCCTACTTTCAGCTGCTTTGCATAGTCATAAGTCTTATCTCCTGAGTCGCCCATAAATGCGAGTATTACGCCAAAAGGGAAAATACTTAATTTATACCAAGGCGACTTTTTTGATTGCATCACCACAATACTCTCGTTTTTATACCCTTCTTGTTTTACTGTAATCACTTTGGCTTTACCATCCCGTCTTAACCGATATTTTCCTTTTACTTCTTGGGCTTTTTTACCGTTAATGTATACTTGATTATTCTGATCAGTAATGATTGCCACTTTTTGATATTTACCATTCAATATGGTGGCACAAGAAGACAGCAGAAAGCTGAGTAATAAGAAGGTAAATGTTGATTTTTTCATTATAGTATGTTGTGTTTTATTCTACCAACGTGACACCAATCAGTCATCATTATTATATAAGAGTTGTTTAATGAATAATCATAATCTTATACTTGAGACTTAGCACCATGAGGGTAGTGTATAATTTGATCAATAATTTATTAAATTACTGCAAATAACACTATATTTAATAAAAAACAAGTTGCTTGAAAAAAATCAGATGGTAGCATTCACTTTTTAGGTAACAAAATGTGAAGGGTTATTTATAAAAAAACTTTTGACCTTTCACTTCCTTGTTATAACTTTAGTATAAAGTTTTGAGACGAAGGAAGAGAGAAGAGCAGGTTTACAACTTTGCCAAATATTTTTTGGCGCCTTCAGTCATATACGCCTGTAGCTTGCCTTGGTCGTCAGCATAAATGAGGTAAGCATCCAGGTGCTTGTGTTTGGTAAGCAATGCCTTAGCTTTCTCAAAACCCATCACCATAAACGCGGTGGCGTAAGCGTCAGCCGTCATGCAATCCTGGGCAAGCACCGAGGCGCTCAACAGTGAGTGCTCTACTGGGTATCCTGTGACTGGATCTATAGTATGTGCGTATTTTTTGCCTTTTTTTACATAAAAATTCTCATAATTGCCTGAAGTAGCCATTGCCCTATTGTCTAAATAAATGGCACTGAACACTGATGATTGATGTTTGCTTTTACCTTCTTTATATTGAGGGTTTTTTACCCCAAACAGCCAGGTTTTGCCCTCTGCATTTTTACCCTGACAACGTACTTCACCGCCAATCTCTACAGCATAATTGGCTATTTGCTGATTTGCCAAATATTCGCCTATCACATCTACAGCGTAGCCTTTGGCAATGGCACTAAAATCCAGCACCACACCTGGCTTGTTTTTTTGGAGCTTTTGCTTGTCAAACTTCAAGTACTTGTCGAACCCCACAAACTGTTTGAGTGAGTCTACAGGGACTTTGCCCTCTTTTGCTTTTTTAAACCCAAACCCCCAGGCATTGATCAGAGGACCTACAGTAGGGTCAAAGGCGCCGTTGGTGTGGCGGAATACCTCTTGGCTTTTTGCCAGTACCGGGTAAAAAAACGGAGACTGAAAGCTTACTTCTGTGCCTTGGTTAAAGGTAGAAATCTCGGAAGAGGGGATGTAAGTAGACAACGACTCGTTGAACGCTACCAATACTGAGTCGATGCTTTGTTTGAAGTCACGGTTTTGGTCGTCCAAATAGGTTACATTGTATACAATCTTACCCATAGTAGTCCCGGTCACTTTTACTTTGTTTGCCTTGTTTGGGGCTTGCTGTCTTGTTTTTGCCTGGGCTTTCGCCAAATTTTCTTTGTGTTGGCTTTTGCGGTACAAATACACTATGCCTACCAACGACAATAAAACTACTGAATAAATCAGGTTCTTTTTTCTATGACTCATTTTTTAATTTTGGTTTCTTTTTTTAGCTTTTTCTTGAGCTGTTTTTAGCCATTAGCCTTTTCTTGAGCTACGATATAGTTTAGCTTTTAGCCATTAGCTTTAGTTTAACTGTTTGTATTGGTTGGGCTTTTAGCTTTTGCTCGATGGTGATTATCATATTTGCGAAAGCGAGAAAACCCCCACGAAGACCAGAAAGGCTAAAAGCCAACGGTAAACCTCCACGAAGACCAGAAAAGCTAACAGCTAACGGCTAAACCTTCGCGAAGACCAAGAAAGGCTAATAGCTAAACCTCCGCGAAGACCAGAAAAACTAACGGCTAAACCTCCACGAAGACCAGAAAAGCTAACAGCTCCACAAAGCACAAAAAACTAAATCTTCTCCTTGACTTGCAAATACTGTTGAATCTTATCTACCAATACTTCATTTATTTTCTGGAAAGACTCGTGCGTCCAACCAGCAATATGAGGAGTCATGATAATGTGGGGTGACTTGCGCAAAAACTCAAAACTTTGTTTCTCGGCTTCACTCAAATTCTGTAGTTTTTCGTTTTCGAGCACATCCAAAGCCGCTCCCAACACCTTGCCCTCTTGTATTTTTCGTTGCAATGCATCTAGCACGAGTACCTTGCCCCTTGCCGTGTTTACCAAGTAAATATTATGCTCAAAACAATCTAAAAAATCATCATCTACCAGCTCATAAGTATATTCGTCGAGTGGTACGTGCAGGCTTATTATTTCGGCACGTTCAAACACCTCGTCCATAGACACTTGTCGGGCATATTCGTCTCCACGGTCAGGGCGGCGGTCATAAGCTATCACGTCTTTGCATCCAAAGCTACTCAAGCGTTTGGCGAAAGCCTTGCCCATATTGCCGTAGCCTATCACCCCCACTACTTTGTCCATAAGCTCTACCCCTCGGTTTGCTTCCCGTTTCCAGGCAAAGTTCTTTACTTCCCAATCGGCACGTTGCACATTGTGTAGTAAAGACAACAGCATACCTATAGTTTGTTCGCCTACTGCATCGCGGTTGCCCTCTGGAGCGTTCAATACCTTAATTCCCCTGGCATTGGCTGCCGATAAGTCTATTTTATCAAGTCCAGCACCCGCCCTGGCAATTACTTTTAAGCGCGAAGCCCGCCCAATTAAGTCTTCGTCGATGGCGGTTTTACTCCGAACCATTAATCCTTCGTATTTGTCTACGATTGTCAAAATCTCTGCGCGGGTAATATCCGGACGATAGTCACCCTGGATACCACGCGACTCAAGCAGCGAGGTAATAGAGGGGTGCATTTTATCTATGATGAGTATATTAAAAGCCATATTGTAAATGAATCTAGTGTGTGTTTATAAAAAAATACGCCATGAGCACTACAATAACTAAGTTCGTAAAAGTTTTTTTTAGAGGCAAGGCTATTTGCTCTACAGGGGTAAAATGATTGGCTCAGTACTGTTTTTTGTTTTATATGCCCAATATTTAAAAGCTGTAGAGCATATGAGCAGTCGAAAAATAGACTGCCAAGCCCAGCAAGTCGTTTGCGGTAGTAATAAAAGGTCCGGCTGCCAACGCTGGATTAATGCCCAGTTTGTCGAGCACCAGTGGGGTAATGGTACCCATAAATGAGGCCAGCAATACTACAAAAAACAACGAAATGGCTACAATGCCCGCCAGGTTGACGGTTTGCCCCAGAATAATGGTAAAACCAAACACAATGACCGAAATAACTACTCCATTGATAATGGCAACGATCAACACCTTGAACAAACGCTGAAAGTAATTGACGCCAATCATAGATTTATTTGCCAAACTTTGAAGCACAATAGACGACGATTGGATACCCACATTGCCTCCGGTAGCTGTAATCAGTGGGATAAAAAAGGCCATTG
Protein-coding sequences here:
- a CDS encoding S1C family serine protease, giving the protein MKKSTFTFLLLSFLLSSCATILNGKYQKVAIITDQNNQVYINGKKAQEVKGKYRLRRDGKAKVITVKQEGYKNESIVVMQSKKSPWYKLSIFPFGVILAFMGDSGDKTYDYAKQLKVGTKMTPSITARSKDMKQLRLNKVEVDVNSENLKYRISNNYPGFLLGEHWANFKNINQGDELKFKNTIFTSMLNNLLKDKGYIDTTIRALKNSYLNNLYLNATIDKLSINTVAMSNRLGCTSESIFFGKFLYVALSIRWKVLDYYKHEVYTTETQSLSSHAWISNYNWYGSSMATREKEAFHHATKDAVERGLIELMSAKKMQELLRDKSQQEKEARFTALQVAKPKAYVSNFNQAVQASVTIKHKEGHGSGFVISNNGHIITNYHVIANRNNLSVIFENGKSYNAKVLRSSKIYDLAVLKIEAENLLPFKISTDKNFEIAQDIYTVGTPTAEDLSQTITKGIISGIRNKTKNIQLIQIDASVNAGNSGGVIVNKQGVVLGVISSKLSGYGIEGVAFGVPAYEIFNKLKVVLTN
- a CDS encoding 2-hydroxyacid dehydrogenase, which codes for MAFNILIIDKMHPSITSLLESRGIQGDYRPDITRAEILTIVDKYEGLMVRSKTAIDEDLIGRASRLKVIARAGAGLDKIDLSAANARGIKVLNAPEGNRDAVGEQTIGMLLSLLHNVQRADWEVKNFAWKREANRGVELMDKVVGVIGYGNMGKAFAKRLSSFGCKDVIAYDRRPDRGDEYARQVSMDEVFERAEIISLHVPLDEYTYELVDDDFLDCFEHNIYLVNTARGKVLVLDALQRKIQEGKVLGAALDVLENEKLQNLSEAEKQSFEFLRKSPHIIMTPHIAGWTHESFQKINEVLVDKIQQYLQVKEKI
- a CDS encoding FAD:protein FMN transferase — its product is MSHRKKNLIYSVVLLSLVGIVYLYRKSQHKENLAKAQAKTRQQAPNKANKVKVTGTTMGKIVYNVTYLDDQNRDFKQSIDSVLVAFNESLSTYIPSSEISTFNQGTEVSFQSPFFYPVLAKSQEVFRHTNGAFDPTVGPLINAWGFGFKKAKEGKVPVDSLKQFVGFDKYLKFDKQKLQKNKPGVVLDFSAIAKGYAVDVIGEYLANQQIANYAVEIGGEVRCQGKNAEGKTWLFGVKNPQYKEGKSKHQSSVFSAIYLDNRAMATSGNYENFYVKKGKKYAHTIDPVTGYPVEHSLLSASVLAQDCMTADAYATAFMVMGFEKAKALLTKHKHLDAYLIYADDQGKLQAYMTEGAKKYLAKL
- a CDS encoding class I SAM-dependent methyltransferase produces the protein MNNLIHTSQNEKTDEHFNQWFSSPYFHILYKHQNYQETQHFLDQLVDFLQPQPHHKLLDLACGKGKHAIYLSKKGLDMTGLDISENNLRYGQKFAHERLQFVQQDMREPYQENHFDFILNLFTSFGFYDQDAENQKVLDAVHTMLKPGGKFFLDFINPPVYERNLIPYELSVVQNIKFQVTQKVENGMLTKGIHFDDNGQDFHFEESIKLLSYDKFQEYIEASSLRLLQTLGGYDFSPFEEADSERMIFVLEK